From one Methylomonas paludis genomic stretch:
- a CDS encoding M48 family metalloprotease: protein MREYNADLKAAALTGDPIGLAYALVRIETVSRSWLAVLLPGWGNPQPSWLRSHPPTQERISRLQQYAQSNTSQHILSVADMPFAPEAQLSKRAPRWQIGGLWH from the coding sequence GTGCGGGAATACAATGCCGATCTTAAGGCGGCTGCATTGACCGGCGACCCAATCGGTCTGGCTTATGCCTTGGTAAGAATCGAAACAGTAAGCCGTTCCTGGCTGGCCGTTTTGTTGCCAGGGTGGGGTAATCCTCAGCCCTCGTGGTTACGTAGTCATCCGCCCACCCAAGAACGCATCAGTCGTTTGCAGCAATATGCCCAAAGCAACACCTCCCAACACATCTTGTCAGTGGCTGATATGCCGTTCGCTCCCGAAGCGCAGCTGTCCAAGCGCGCACCCCGCTGGCAGATCGGCGGATTATGGCACTAA
- a CDS encoding Hsp20/alpha crystallin family protein, whose product MLRTERYYGEVSRSFQLPVDLDEAASNARYDNGVLTLTLAKKQKISGQRLTIE is encoded by the coding sequence TTGCTGCGTACCGAACGTTACTATGGTGAAGTATCGCGCAGTTTCCAGCTTCCGGTCGATCTGGATGAAGCTGCCAGCAACGCCCGTTACGATAACGGCGTACTGACTTTAACCTTGGCTAAAAAACAGAAAATCAGCGGCCAACGCTTAACTATTGAATAA
- a CDS encoding transglycosylase SLT domain-containing protein, protein MVQRFKPGLRRSLSWLVLEIFSLGTAVVFTTMLAIGYAAYRFGGSDFLENLLPFVLGIAGWIVLLAVLLNLWGRLRLRLLQTSWSLPALLSLILAVAVTSLGLQPENRAMSDHFRGLLGGRQQAAKLNLAHQVYAAYRRYTETDLQAMIDRAQLYDADIRDAAASYDLDLDVLMGVAATESSFLPRDSVDGGHGLFQITAVPKFIQDQAQQQLGVDKLSMLDNRHNAFVAAATLKYYLAEMNNDLFLGLLAYNIGPRNGGLKFIMEQYGATDFVSMQPYLQQLPRDYPIRVLSHSLAFRIWHHEGRLLAYQDGDNALHIQRLGIPGLLNML, encoded by the coding sequence ATGGTGCAGCGCTTCAAACCCGGTTTGCGCCGCAGTCTGTCCTGGTTGGTGCTGGAAATCTTCAGTTTGGGTACTGCGGTTGTGTTTACCACCATGCTGGCCATAGGCTATGCCGCCTATCGTTTTGGTGGTAGTGATTTTTTGGAAAATCTGTTGCCGTTTGTGCTGGGCATTGCCGGCTGGATTGTGCTATTGGCTGTGCTGCTTAATTTGTGGGGCCGATTACGGCTGCGGCTGTTGCAGACAAGCTGGTCCTTGCCGGCCTTGCTGAGCTTGATACTCGCCGTTGCCGTGACTAGTCTGGGTTTACAGCCGGAAAATCGGGCAATGTCCGACCATTTTCGCGGATTACTGGGCGGTAGACAACAAGCCGCCAAACTGAATCTGGCCCATCAGGTCTATGCCGCTTACCGGCGTTACACCGAAACCGATTTGCAAGCCATGATAGACCGCGCCCAGCTCTATGATGCCGATATCCGCGATGCTGCCGCCAGTTATGATCTGGATCTGGATGTCTTAATGGGGGTAGCCGCCACCGAATCCTCATTTCTGCCCCGCGACAGCGTGGATGGTGGTCATGGATTATTTCAAATTACCGCTGTGCCCAAATTCATTCAGGATCAGGCCCAGCAACAACTGGGGGTGGATAAATTATCCATGCTGGATAATCGCCATAATGCTTTTGTTGCGGCCGCCACCTTAAAATATTATTTGGCCGAGATGAATAACGATTTGTTTCTGGGCCTATTGGCTTATAACATTGGGCCGCGCAACGGTGGTTTAAAATTTATCATGGAGCAATACGGCGCTACCGACTTTGTCAGCATGCAGCCGTATTTGCAGCAATTGCCCAGAGATTATCCGATTCGGGTGTTATCTCATTCTTTGGCGTTTCGCATCTGGCATCACGAAGGCCGGCTGCTGGCCTATCAGGATGGTGACAACGCTCTGCATATCCAGCGCTTGGGTATTCCTGGTTTGTTGAATATGCTGTAA
- the fba gene encoding class II fructose-bisphosphate aldolase (catalyzes the reversible aldol condensation of dihydroxyacetonephosphate and glyceraldehyde 3-phosphate in the Calvin cycle, glycolysis, and/or gluconeogenesis): protein MALISLRQLLDYAAEHNFAVPAFNVSNMEQVQAIMQAAAACDSPVIMQGSAGANKYAGEIFLRHLIQAAVEQYPHIPVVMHRDHAPTPSICAQAIQSGFSSVMMDGSLLADMKTPASFEYNVRVTRTVVNMAHACGVSVEGEIGCLGALETLASADHSQLLTDPDEAVEFVKQTQIDALAVAIGTSHGAYKFSKPPTGEVLVINRLKTLQQRLPNTHFVMHGSSSVPQEWLKIINEYGGDIPETYGVPVAEIVAGIKYGVRKVNIDTDLRMASTGAIRRYIAEPANAADLDARKIYQAARDAMQALCQERYQAFGSAGHAGKIKAIPLAVMANGYASIEL, encoded by the coding sequence ATGGCCTTAATTTCATTGCGACAACTTCTGGATTATGCCGCCGAGCATAATTTTGCCGTCCCCGCCTTCAATGTCAGTAATATGGAGCAAGTTCAGGCCATCATGCAGGCCGCAGCAGCCTGCGATAGTCCGGTCATCATGCAAGGCTCGGCCGGCGCCAATAAATATGCCGGTGAAATATTTTTACGCCATTTGATTCAGGCGGCGGTGGAGCAATACCCACATATTCCCGTGGTTATGCATCGCGATCATGCGCCAACGCCCAGCATTTGTGCTCAGGCCATTCAATCTGGTTTCAGCTCGGTGATGATGGACGGCTCCCTGTTGGCAGACATGAAAACCCCGGCCTCCTTTGAATACAACGTCCGGGTTACCCGCACTGTAGTCAACATGGCCCACGCCTGTGGCGTATCCGTGGAAGGGGAGATTGGTTGTCTGGGCGCACTGGAAACCCTGGCATCGGCTGATCACAGTCAGTTATTAACCGATCCGGATGAGGCGGTCGAGTTTGTCAAACAAACCCAGATAGACGCTTTGGCCGTTGCTATCGGTACCAGTCATGGCGCATATAAATTCAGTAAACCACCTACTGGCGAGGTGCTGGTGATCAATCGCCTGAAAACCCTGCAACAACGTCTGCCCAACACCCATTTTGTTATGCACGGCTCCAGCTCCGTGCCGCAGGAATGGCTGAAAATCATTAATGAATATGGCGGCGATATTCCAGAAACCTATGGTGTACCGGTGGCTGAAATTGTCGCAGGGATTAAATACGGTGTCCGCAAAGTGAATATCGATACCGACTTGCGCATGGCCTCCACCGGCGCTATCCGCCGTTACATTGCCGAACCGGCCAACGCTGCCGATCTGGACGCCCGCAAAATCTATCAGGCTGCCCGGGATGCCATGCAGGCTTTGTGTCAGGAACGCTATCAGGCCTTTGGTTCTGCCGGTCATGCCGGGAAAATTAAAGCCATACCATTAGCTGTCATGGCTAATGGCTATGCATCAATTGAGTTGTAG
- the xrtM gene encoding exosortase family protein XrtM, translating to MFALIYGLCHYAYFQLPNQLLAELIYYQTLTRECAALINAVAPTEGVAAMQNHIVSARADLAIVRGCDGAGGFFLVLAAVLVFPAAMRRKLSGIATVFTGLYILNILRICAIYFISAYQPSWFSLVHVYLAPTLFIMTACGLFAYWAAGVAGVVHVRH from the coding sequence TTGTTTGCCCTGATTTATGGGCTTTGTCATTACGCCTATTTTCAATTGCCTAATCAGTTGCTGGCCGAATTGATTTATTACCAAACTCTGACTCGTGAATGTGCCGCGTTGATCAATGCCGTAGCGCCGACAGAAGGCGTAGCCGCCATGCAAAACCATATCGTTTCAGCCCGCGCCGACTTGGCCATCGTGCGGGGATGTGATGGTGCCGGTGGTTTTTTTCTGGTACTGGCAGCCGTATTGGTGTTTCCGGCGGCGATGCGTCGTAAACTGAGCGGGATTGCTACGGTATTCACTGGCTTATATATCTTGAATATCCTGCGGATTTGCGCCATCTACTTTATAAGTGCCTATCAGCCTAGCTGGTTCAGTCTGGTACATGTTTATCTGGCCCCGACCTTGTTTATCATGACTGCTTGTGGTCTGTTTGCCTATTGGGCCGCCGGGGTGGCTGGCGTTGTTCATGTCAGGCACTGA
- a CDS encoding Fic family protein, producing MHVKGELPEPASVDFLQWLHSEFYRDATDEMLNINNGHQAFKMIPGIFRSLKEHDVAVGRHLPPGSEFVADFMRYFEQRYCFGKIGKGGRILAMAAAHHRLAFIHPFPDGNGRVSRLMSHAMGLKAGIGAFGLWSISRGLAHGLTSRQEYKQMMDYADTPRQGDLDGRGNLSQKSLTEFVRWFLRVCIDQVKFMVELFEFEQLAGRLNAYTEKQGMRPEAFLILHRILLQGEMPRGEAERVTGLKERSARMVLADLIQDGIVNSQTPKGPVSLRFSSQSLDILFPRLFSES from the coding sequence ATGCATGTAAAAGGCGAGCTACCTGAGCCGGCATCAGTGGATTTTTTGCAATGGCTACACAGTGAATTTTACAGAGATGCAACTGATGAGATGCTTAACATCAATAATGGTCATCAAGCTTTTAAAATGATACCCGGTATTTTCCGGTCACTAAAAGAACATGATGTTGCGGTAGGGCGGCATTTACCGCCCGGTAGTGAATTTGTCGCAGATTTCATGCGGTATTTTGAGCAACGTTATTGCTTTGGCAAAATTGGCAAAGGCGGGCGTATTCTGGCTATGGCTGCTGCGCATCATCGATTGGCTTTTATTCACCCGTTTCCGGATGGTAATGGTAGAGTCAGTCGATTAATGAGTCACGCCATGGGGCTAAAGGCGGGCATAGGCGCTTTCGGCTTATGGTCAATCTCCCGAGGTCTCGCCCATGGCCTGACAAGCCGTCAGGAATACAAACAGATGATGGATTATGCCGATACCCCCAGGCAAGGTGATCTGGATGGTCGGGGTAATTTATCGCAAAAATCGCTGACAGAATTTGTCCGCTGGTTCCTGCGTGTCTGTATTGATCAGGTAAAATTCATGGTCGAATTATTTGAATTTGAACAGTTAGCCGGTCGCTTAAACGCCTATACCGAAAAGCAAGGCATGCGCCCAGAGGCGTTTTTGATTCTGCATAGAATTCTATTGCAGGGCGAAATGCCGCGTGGTGAAGCAGAACGGGTAACCGGTTTAAAAGAACGTAGCGCCAGGATGGTATTGGCCGACTTGATTCAAGATGGCATCGTCAATTCCCAAACCCCAAAAGGGCCTGTGTCCTTGCGCTTTAGTAGTCAATCGCTTGATATACTATTTCCCAGATTGTTTTCCGAAAGCTGA
- a CDS encoding zinc metalloprotease HtpX, which yields MKSQSILHRHHWANQLQTGLLVLLLLGIGGLTGSLLLGELGFWLAAGGVVFVLLFEPIAAWRLTLQLYRAQRIYPTEAPTLWHIVQTLSERAALPNAPVLYLVPSNVINAFAVGNRKHSAIALSYGLLSQLSQRELVGVLGHEIAHIVHGDLKVLGLADYVSRLTNLFSLVGQLMVVLSLPLLFIKGVQVQFNLVALLILIFSPHLAILAQLGLTGAGIQCRS from the coding sequence ATGAAATCTCAATCTATACTTCATCGTCATCATTGGGCCAATCAATTACAAACCGGTCTGTTAGTCCTGCTGCTGTTAGGTATTGGTGGCTTAACCGGCAGTCTGTTGCTGGGTGAATTGGGCTTTTGGTTAGCGGCCGGCGGGGTTGTTTTTGTGCTGTTATTCGAGCCGATTGCCGCTTGGCGCTTAACTCTGCAGCTTTACCGTGCCCAGCGGATTTACCCTACCGAAGCACCTACTTTATGGCATATCGTCCAAACCCTCTCTGAACGGGCGGCGCTGCCCAATGCGCCGGTGTTATATCTGGTGCCCAGCAATGTGATTAATGCCTTTGCGGTTGGCAATCGTAAACACTCCGCCATAGCCTTAAGCTATGGTTTGCTCAGCCAATTAAGTCAGCGTGAATTAGTTGGGGTGTTGGGTCACGAAATTGCCCACATTGTTCATGGCGACTTAAAGGTGCTGGGTTTGGCAGATTACGTTAGCCGTCTGACCAATCTGTTTTCGCTGGTCGGGCAATTAATGGTGGTACTGTCGCTGCCGCTTTTATTCATCAAGGGCGTCCAGGTTCAATTTAATCTGGTTGCGCTATTGATACTGATCTTCTCGCCTCATTTGGCCATCCTCGCCCAACTGGGGCTCACGGGTGCGGGAATACAATGCCGATCTTAA